From the genome of Streptomyces sp. NBC_01341, one region includes:
- a CDS encoding DUF1996 domain-containing protein produces MAERFSRSTLMSALVVVAALALVVMGLTAITDAGATAPGGAPTAAGEPVAVSQVAQGGSGQHVQGHVMAAAAPVPSGDDPDGDGYIPANPPVTGVVPSTEIPPHRYFHEFQANCSVNHTGSVDPIVYPGQTGKSHNHTFMGNSTTNENSTTASLGAGGTVCRAPGDRSAYWMPTLYNGNQEVRPVGPQTIYYKAGVTDYRTVRPFPKGLRFVVGSPTQTVDQFRDHPGTVEGYECGESYRNFEFPATCPTSRDTQLNLRMQAPSCWDGTHLDTPNHQAHMAYPIVMGANQDVCPASHPVALPMIEFKMAWPVNGDMSQVRLASGTGHSFHYDFFNAWDDATLAAMVRHCVVGGLQCDARGYDQNNPGAGAALNANYELP; encoded by the coding sequence ATGGCCGAAAGATTCAGCAGAAGCACCCTGATGTCCGCCCTCGTCGTCGTCGCGGCCCTGGCCCTGGTGGTCATGGGTCTCACCGCGATCACGGACGCCGGCGCGACAGCACCCGGTGGTGCTCCGACGGCAGCCGGTGAACCGGTTGCCGTCTCACAGGTCGCGCAGGGAGGTTCGGGACAGCACGTACAGGGCCACGTCATGGCCGCGGCCGCTCCCGTCCCCTCCGGTGACGACCCCGACGGTGACGGGTACATCCCGGCGAACCCGCCGGTCACCGGGGTGGTGCCGTCGACCGAGATCCCGCCCCACCGGTACTTCCACGAGTTCCAGGCGAACTGCTCGGTCAACCACACCGGATCGGTCGACCCGATCGTCTATCCGGGGCAGACCGGCAAGTCCCACAACCACACGTTCATGGGGAACAGCACCACGAACGAGAACAGCACCACCGCGTCACTCGGAGCGGGCGGCACCGTGTGCAGGGCGCCGGGCGACCGGTCCGCGTACTGGATGCCGACCCTCTACAACGGAAACCAGGAAGTGCGGCCGGTCGGTCCGCAGACCATCTACTACAAGGCGGGCGTCACGGACTACCGGACCGTGCGGCCGTTCCCCAAGGGGCTGCGTTTCGTCGTCGGCAGTCCGACGCAGACGGTCGACCAGTTCCGTGACCACCCGGGCACGGTCGAGGGTTACGAGTGCGGTGAGAGCTACCGCAACTTCGAGTTCCCGGCCACCTGCCCGACGAGCCGGGACACGCAACTCAACCTGCGCATGCAGGCACCCAGTTGCTGGGACGGCACGCACCTCGACACGCCGAACCACCAGGCCCACATGGCCTATCCGATCGTGATGGGCGCCAACCAGGACGTGTGCCCCGCCAGTCACCCGGTCGCCCTGCCGATGATCGAGTTCAAGATGGCCTGGCCGGTCAACGGCGACATGTCGCAGGTGAGGCTGGCCAGCGGCACCGGCCACTCCTTCCACTACGACTTCTTCAACGCCTGGGACGACGCCACGCTGGCCGCCATGGTCCGCCACTGCGTCGTGGGCGGGCTCCAGTGCGACGCCCGGGGCTATGACCAGAACAACCCCGGCGCCGGGGCCGCGCTGAACGCGAACTACGAACTGCCCTGA
- a CDS encoding S1 family peptidase, which yields MVRTGLSALLIIGTWATAGLTQASAADSPSASAEPQASAGIIEAMQRDLGLTKSQARARLTAEKAATALEGTARGAAGAAYGGSWFDSGSGRLTVAVTDSGAARAVRATGAEVRVVDHTARQLDAVKSRLDALSAPQGISSWHVDPRANTVVVNVVASEERDNDVRAFVAKAREAGPVAVERTAEAPRTFAAGTVGGDPYYTGNVRCSIGFSVHGGFVTAGHCGQAGGAVRGWDGSAIGNFQGSSFPDNDYAWVNVGSGWWTVPVVLGWGTVSDQLVRGSNEAPIGASVCRSGSTTHWHCGSVLAKNETVNYSQGAVHQMTKTSVCAEPGDSGGSFISGDQAQGVTSGGWGNCSGGGETWHQPINEILNRYGLTLHTA from the coding sequence ATGGTGCGGACCGGTCTCTCCGCACTGCTCATCATCGGTACATGGGCGACGGCCGGCCTCACCCAGGCCTCCGCGGCGGACTCCCCCTCGGCCTCCGCGGAACCGCAGGCGTCCGCGGGGATCATCGAAGCCATGCAGCGCGATCTCGGGCTGACGAAAAGCCAGGCGCGGGCCCGGCTCACCGCCGAGAAGGCGGCGACGGCGCTGGAGGGCACGGCGCGGGGCGCGGCCGGAGCGGCATACGGCGGATCCTGGTTCGACTCCGGCAGTGGCAGGCTGACGGTCGCGGTAACCGACAGCGGCGCGGCGCGTGCCGTCCGGGCGACGGGGGCCGAGGTCCGGGTGGTCGACCACACGGCGCGCCAACTCGACGCGGTCAAGAGCCGGCTGGACGCCCTCTCCGCACCGCAGGGCATCAGCAGTTGGCACGTCGACCCCCGCGCGAACACGGTCGTGGTCAACGTGGTCGCGTCCGAAGAACGTGACAACGATGTCCGCGCCTTCGTCGCGAAGGCCCGCGAAGCCGGTCCCGTCGCGGTGGAGCGGACCGCTGAGGCGCCCCGGACCTTCGCCGCGGGAACGGTCGGCGGCGACCCGTACTACACCGGCAACGTCCGCTGTTCCATAGGCTTCTCGGTGCATGGAGGTTTCGTCACCGCAGGGCACTGCGGCCAGGCGGGTGGCGCCGTCAGGGGCTGGGACGGCTCGGCCATCGGCAACTTCCAGGGGTCGTCGTTCCCCGACAACGACTACGCCTGGGTGAACGTCGGCAGCGGCTGGTGGACCGTTCCGGTGGTCCTCGGCTGGGGCACCGTGTCCGACCAGTTGGTGCGCGGCTCGAACGAAGCCCCCATCGGCGCCTCTGTCTGCCGCTCCGGTTCGACCACGCACTGGCACTGCGGCAGCGTCCTCGCGAAGAACGAGACCGTGAACTACAGCCAGGGCGCCGTCCATCAGATGACCAAGACCAGCGTCTGCGCCGAACCGGGCGACTCCGGTGGCTCGTTCATCAGCGGTGACCAGGCGCAGGGTGTCACCTCCGGCGGCTGGGGCAACTGCAGCGGCGGCGGCGAGACGTGGCACCAGCCCATCAACGAGATCCTCAACCGCTACGGGCTGACCCTCCACACCGCCTGA
- a CDS encoding HD domain-containing protein, whose product MPTDPPPVAGVHAPDTKLAIEATELVRDTTDDLVYHHSHRVYLFGALRGRERDLSFDPELLYVAALFHDLGLGERFRSSGRRFEVDSADEARRFLRSHSVPEDSVRRVWTAIALHTTPGIPAFMEPEVALVSAGVEYDVLGLGYGEVSDADRAAIVALHPRPDFKRRILAAFTDGIRPRPETTFGNVKADVLQHYVPGFERGDFVRAILDSPWPE is encoded by the coding sequence ATGCCGACCGATCCGCCTCCGGTAGCCGGCGTACACGCACCCGATACGAAGCTCGCGATCGAGGCGACCGAGCTGGTGCGGGACACGACCGACGACCTCGTCTACCACCACTCGCACCGCGTCTATCTGTTCGGCGCCCTGCGAGGGCGCGAGCGGGACCTCTCCTTCGACCCTGAACTACTGTACGTCGCCGCCCTGTTCCACGACCTCGGCCTCGGTGAGCGCTTCCGCTCCAGCGGCCGGCGCTTCGAGGTGGACAGCGCGGACGAGGCACGCCGCTTCCTCCGGTCCCACAGCGTTCCCGAGGACAGTGTGCGACGGGTGTGGACGGCCATCGCCCTCCACACCACTCCCGGGATCCCCGCCTTCATGGAGCCGGAGGTCGCCCTCGTGAGCGCCGGTGTGGAGTACGACGTCCTCGGCCTCGGCTACGGAGAGGTCTCCGACGCCGACCGCGCCGCGATCGTGGCACTCCACCCCCGGCCGGACTTCAAGCGGCGGATCCTCGCGGCGTTCACCGACGGCATCCGGCCCCGGCCGGAGACGACCTTCGGCAACGTCAAGGCCGACGTACTCCAGCACTACGTCCCCGGCTTCGAGCGCGGTGACTTCGTCCGCGCCATCCTCGATTCGCCGTGGCCGGAGTGA
- a CDS encoding UDP-N-acetylmuramoyl-L-alanyl-D-glutamate--2,6-diaminopimelate ligase — MKLSELLAGQNHRILQGDPGETHITAGTAFDADRAVPGSLFIAVPGHLEGGPGTVAPVLARGAAAVIVEDGYELPGTVEGACVVQVPDVRSTAAVVTSRYFGEPGRRMDVVAVTGTNGKTSVSYMVESVLRISQGVRAGVIGTAGSRIGDELIPMPRTVLTTPESPDLQYLLGCMRDREVGTVVLEATSMGLLTHRVDRTFVDVGVFTNLSQDHLDDHGTMDNYRDAKLRLFQGLCRHAVVNADDPVGARIATMMPGAVATYALDAEADYRATDLVVDASGTRFTLHHAGRKYPAAIPAPGRFSVANALATVAACHFLGHDLAGLVSALERMPQIPGRFERVTTTGGTSVIVDYAHSPDSLDKVLGTIRGFARAKVITVFGCGGDRDTTKRAEMGTIAGTYSDLCVLTSDNPRNEDPEAILDQVAPGIEGTGTPYERLADRRRAIGFALSVAGPEDVVLIAGKGSEPYQIVGDTLLPFSDMATVRELATVTPAPPHPSLR; from the coding sequence GTGAAGCTGAGCGAGCTGTTGGCCGGACAGAACCACCGCATCCTTCAGGGCGACCCCGGGGAAACGCACATCACGGCGGGAACCGCCTTCGACGCGGACCGGGCAGTGCCGGGGTCGCTGTTCATCGCGGTGCCCGGCCACCTGGAAGGCGGTCCGGGCACGGTCGCCCCCGTCCTGGCCCGCGGCGCGGCGGCGGTCATCGTGGAGGACGGCTACGAGCTGCCGGGTACGGTGGAAGGTGCCTGTGTCGTGCAGGTGCCGGACGTCCGGTCGACAGCCGCCGTCGTCACGTCCCGCTACTTCGGCGAACCGGGGCGGCGCATGGACGTGGTGGCTGTCACGGGCACCAACGGGAAGACGTCGGTCTCGTACATGGTCGAGTCCGTGCTGCGCATCTCGCAAGGCGTGAGGGCCGGAGTCATCGGGACCGCCGGGAGCCGGATCGGCGACGAACTGATCCCCATGCCCCGCACGGTGCTGACGACCCCCGAGTCCCCGGACCTCCAGTACCTCCTGGGGTGCATGCGAGACCGTGAGGTCGGCACCGTGGTACTCGAGGCCACATCGATGGGCCTGCTGACCCACCGGGTCGACCGCACCTTCGTCGACGTGGGGGTCTTCACGAACCTGAGCCAGGACCACCTGGACGACCACGGCACGATGGACAACTACCGTGATGCCAAACTCCGCCTCTTCCAGGGGCTCTGCCGGCACGCCGTGGTCAACGCCGACGACCCGGTGGGGGCTCGTATCGCGACGATGATGCCAGGTGCGGTGGCCACGTACGCCCTCGACGCCGAGGCCGACTACCGTGCCACCGATCTGGTCGTGGACGCCTCGGGAACCCGTTTCACGCTCCACCACGCCGGCCGTAAGTACCCCGCCGCCATCCCGGCCCCCGGCAGGTTCTCCGTCGCCAACGCCCTGGCCACGGTGGCTGCCTGCCACTTCCTCGGGCACGATCTGGCCGGGCTGGTCTCCGCGCTCGAACGCATGCCGCAGATCCCGGGCCGCTTCGAACGCGTCACGACCACCGGCGGTACTTCGGTGATCGTGGACTACGCGCACTCCCCGGACTCCCTGGACAAGGTGCTCGGCACCATCCGCGGCTTCGCCCGTGCCAAGGTCATCACCGTCTTCGGCTGCGGCGGGGACAGGGACACCACGAAGCGGGCCGAGATGGGCACGATCGCCGGGACGTACTCGGACCTGTGCGTCCTGACCTCTGACAATCCACGCAACGAGGACCCCGAGGCGATCCTGGACCAGGTCGCACCGGGCATCGAGGGGACGGGCACGCCGTACGAACGCCTGGCGGACCGCCGCCGGGCCATCGGCTTCGCGCTCTCGGTGGCGGGCCCGGAGGACGTCGTCCTGATCGCCGGGAAGGGCAGCGAGCCCTACCAGATCGTCGGTGACACCCTGCTGCCCTTCAGCGACATGGCCACCGTGCGGGAACTCGCCACCGTCACGCCGGCTCCGCCTCACCCGTCCCTGCGGTAG